In one Triplophysa rosa linkage group LG13, Trosa_1v2, whole genome shotgun sequence genomic region, the following are encoded:
- the adgrg4a gene encoding adhesion G-protein coupled receptor G2, whose translation MSMCMTTVSDFDDLENIEVTANNSADIVNVIEDLLKDENSLTDAQLDIIIDKLSAVTKIATLTAVLASSITNILSNICEYTTNLGQVTNEILYITDLMGDRTVFTGSYHNMTAPSLALQLINPDTSQFHGLTFGVSSFQTGLTPEIYFNRAFSEQTDTADVASISLPSTVENFFPNSEAIPRVQFHFYGKKNLFQSAQSNMMLNSYVVSASITNATVSDLEIPVVVTFQHLQQKEDQAIVKCVYWDLNKNNGIGGWNDEGCEIKRSNATYTLCYCDHLTHFGVLLDISKTPINPEDEKILTVISYLGCGVSSIFLGVTLLTYVAFEKLRRDNPSKILINLSVALLGLNMFFLVNSWFASLDSDGLCIAVAAILHYFLLAAFTWMGLEAINMYLALVKVFNAYVPSYILKFCALGWGSPLIVVSLVLAIDTESYGSSVTRTLLEKSTPFCWIKNDVTFYTTVVSFVILILVCNIGVFTVVLVQIRKMQVNKPTGSRKGLLHDLRVVISLTFLLGLTWLPAFFAWGPAKTPLLYLFSILNSLQDWSRSVSLGAKVKGGLQVSPCIKSETTSDRKISECSHSGSSHDQVCLTQNRKKSSV comes from the exons ATGAGCATGTGCATGACGACTGTATCAGATTTCGATGATCTGGAAAATATTGAAGTTACAGCTA ACAATTCAGCAGATATTGTGAATGTGATCGAGGATCTGTTGAAGGACGAGAACAGTCTGACTGATGCACAGCTGGACATTATTATTGATAAACTGTCTGCGGTTACTAAGATCGCAACCTTGACCGCAGTGCTGGCCAGCAGCATTACTAATATACTTTCAAACATCTGTGAATATACAACCAACCTCGGCCAAGTCACCAATGA aatactgtatatcacagaCCTCATGGGAGACAGAACGGTATTCACAGGATCTTATCATAACATGACAGCACCTTCATTGGCACTGCAGCTGATCAACCCAGACACCTCACAGTTCCACGGCCTCACATTTGGAGTGTCCTCCTTTCAGACTGGTCTCACCCCTGAG ATATATTTCAACAGGGCGTTTTCAGAGCAGACAGACACAGCAGATGTGGCATCCATATCTTTACCTTCAACTGTAGAGAACTTTTTCCCAAACAGTGAAGCCATACCTCGTGTCCAGTTCCatttttatggcaaaaaaaatctCTTTCAG AGCGCTCAAAGCAACATGATGCTGAATTCTTACGTGGTGTCTGCCAGTATCACCAACGCCACAGTGAGTGACCTTGAGATTCCAGTGGTGGTCACGTTCCAACATCTCCAACAAAAAGAG GATCAGGCCATTGTCAAATGTGTCTACTGGGATTTAAATAAGAACA ATGGAATAGGAGGATGGAACGATGAAGGATGTGAGATTAAGAGGTCTAACGCCACTTACACACTGTGTTACTGTGATCATCTCACACATTTTGGAGTTCTTCTG GATATCTCTAAAACCCCAATAAATCCAGAAGATGAGAAGATTCTAACTGTCATCTCTTATCTGGGTTGTGGCGTATCTTCCATCTTTCTTGGAGTCACGTTGCTTACCTACGTGGCCTTTGA GAAACTGAGGAGGGACAATCCATCAAAGATCCTTATTAACCTCTCAGTGGCCTTGCTAGGGCTGAACATGTTTTTCCTGGTAAACTCCTGGTTTGCCTCTTTAGACAGCGATGGGCTCTGTATTGCTGTCGCTGCCATTCTGCATTACTTCCTCTTGGCTGCCTTTACCTGGATGGGACTAGAGGCCATCAATATGTATCTGGCCTTGGTCAAGGTCTTTAATGCATATGTACCTTCTTACATCCTTAAATTCTGTGCTCTTGGATGGG GTTCACCTCTGATAGTTGTGAGTTTGGTACTTGCCATTGACACAGAATCTTATGGCAGCAGTGTTACCAGAACACTTCTTGAGAAATCCACTCCCTT TTGCTGGATAAAGAATGATGTGACTTTTTACACAACGGTGGTTTCATTCGTGATCCTGATACTGGTCTGTAATATTGGCGTGTTCACTGTGGTGCTCGTGCAGATCCGCAAAATGCAGGTCAATAAGCCCACCGGCAGCAGAAAAGGACTACTGCACGACCTGCGTGTGGTGATCAGCCTCACCTTCCTGCTGGGACTGACCTGGTTACCAGCCTTCTTTGCTTGGGGTCCTGCCAAAACACCTCTCCTATACCTGTTCTCCATCCTAAACAGTCTTCAAG ATTGGAGCCGCTCTGTGTCATTGGGGGCCAAAGTAAAAGGAGGTCTGCAAGTATCACCATGTATAAAGTCAGAGACCACCAGTGACAGGAAGATCTCTGAGTGCTCACACTCAGGGTCCAGTCACGATCAGGTTTGCTTGACGCAGAACAGGAAGAAGTCTTCTGTGTAA
- the vgll1 gene encoding transcription cofactor vestigial-like protein 1: MMEDLRNQVAEKTEVQSGSVLLTYFQGDISSMVDEHFTRALSKATKPKGERSKNKRNQKSAHTNDSDQWESHSQTVFQSMFSPERLQRGTSSNPQSSPHGSLNHLPNNALIWPGGSRQDTGLVLPPMVHPSAVSTEGLKVAEHKYTNSLLNLLHNDQPDIGSVMVAPSKQELISGWTKYPGFSNQMNTDISFDSGVQVIEKKNIYWY, encoded by the exons ATGATGGAGGATCTCAGGAACCAGGTAGCTGAGAAGACTGAAGTGCAGTCAGGTAGTGTGCTTCTCACCTACTTTCAAGGAGACATTAGCAGCATGGTGGATGAACATTTCACTCGGGCACTCAGCAAAGCAACTAAACCGAAGGGAGAACGCTCTAAAAACAAACGAAACCAGAAATCTGCTCATACAA ATGATTCAGATCAATGGGAATCACATTCACAAACAGTATTCCAGTCCATGTTTTCTCCAGAACGACTCCAGCGAGGAACAAGCAGCAATCCTCAATCAAGCCCTCATGGGTCATTGAATCACCTTCCAAACAACGCCCTCATTTGGCCCGGAGGTTCTAGACAGGACACAGGTCTGGTTCTGCCCCCCATGGTTCACCCCTCAGCTGTATCCACTGAGGGTTTGAAGGTGGCAGAACACAAGTACACTAATTCTCTGTTAAACTTGCTTCACAATGATCAACCTGACATTGGCTCAGTCATGGTGGCCCCATCCAAACAAGAGCTAATATCTGGATGGACTAAGTATCCTGGATTCAGTAACCAGATGAATACTGATATCAGCTTTGATTCTG GAGTGCAGGTGATAGAAAAGAAGAATATTTATTGGTATTAA
- the cd40lg gene encoding CD40 ligand, whose translation MINTFHTSYNPPPVPPRAGYSRPLPPQPGTTPLLKILCVMLLLLMVMTFGGFFYLSQKFSQAFAVREAAAAPMKGLAPSFNGPAAHMVLQEEQAGSNKQLVWNKDHSLIRDVETSKARDTLIIKSPGIYFIYSQITFSKHSSSSLKQSIWRKGPNQEPEEILKSFCSLDSNSPDICTASLSGMFHLKEKQELYVKVTNTSLLNKDSCSFGLFKL comes from the exons ATGATAAACACCTTTCACACTAGCTACAATCCACCACCGGTGCCTCCACGGGCAGGATACAGCAGACCCCTGCCACCGCAGCCGGGCACCACACCTTTACTCAAGATTTTATGTGTGATGCTTCTGCTTCTAATGGTGATGACCTTCGGAGGTTTCTTTTACCTGTCCCAAAAATTCAGTCAG GCTTTCGCAGTGAGAGAAG cagcagcagcgcCTATGAAAGGACTAGCACCATCTTTTAATGGACCAGCAGCACACATGGTTCTTCAGGAGGAACAAGCAG GTTCAAACAAACAACTTGTTTGGAATAAAGATCATTCACTGATACGGGATGTAGAGACTAGCAAAGCAAGGGACACGTTGATTATCAAAAGTCCTGGGATCTACTTTATCTATTCCCAAATCACTTTCTCCAAACATTCAAGCAGCTCATTAAAGCAATCTATATGGAGAAAAGGACCCAACCAGGAACCAGAGGAGATCCTAAAATCTTTTTGCAGCTTGGATTCAAACTCACCAGATATATGCACTGCCTCCCTGTCAggaatgtttcatttaaaagaaaaacaagagctATACGTTAAAGTAACAAACACATCTTTGTTGAACAAAGACTCGTGCAGTTTTGGATTATTCAAATTATAG